The nucleotide window GGGCTATCTTGGCTCCCCTTCTGCTCAGCCAGGCCGATGGGATGTAGTGTGGGACACGGTGACCAGGGTTGGGAGAGCTGGGCCCCAGGGGCCTGGGCTGCTCGGGGTGCAGGGGCTGCAAGGCCGCCTCACAGTCCGGGGTGGGGACTCCCCAGGTCAGGTCCGAGACACACCAGGGACACTGGCACCTCTGCCCGCCGGGGCCCTCAGCCAGGGAAGgccaggcccccccccccccactgcccGAGAGTTACTTACAGCCCCCCTCGCATTCCCCTCCCTCCATGTGGCCCCCGGGGGCCAAGGAGCCTGGGCGGTGCCCCTGGCAAGAGCCGTGGCGCCTCATCCAGGGGTGTGGAGTCCAGACCAGAGGCAGGGCTTCAGCCACCAGCATCGGGTTGGGCTTGGGTAGGATGAGCTGCGGCTGCCTGAGCCCCCGTGGACGGGACAGGCTCCATGCCCCTCAGGCAGCTCTCTGAGTCCCTTGGCCAGGACAGGCCTTCCTCCGGCAGCCAGGCCGGGGAGCGCTTCCTTCGTCACCGGAGCGGCACACCTCCCGTCCGGCTGGTTGGCCCAGACCAGCCCCGAGTATGTGACTTTTAGCAAGACGCCCCCTCCCGAGCTGGGGCCTGGTCCAGCATATCCCAGTGGGCTCCAGCCCAGCAGGGCACCCACCCACCTGCCACCCCTCAGCACCCACACTCCGGTCAGGACTCCTTCCGGAGGGCGGGCTTGTGCGTCCCGGGGGGACCTGCTCCCGCCTGCGCTGTGGACTCACTAActctttgtttttgttccttTCCGTTCTGCTTTGGGTAACTTGGCTCAGTGTGAGGGAGATGTGAGTATACCTGTCCCACGTGCTGTGCCGCTTCTGGTTTGCCCACCTCGGCCTCGGGCCTcacggggccgggccgggccgggccagCCGGGCCGGGGAGGGCCGTCCTCCAGGCCTTTTGCAAGCAGCTGGTCTCCCCACTGGGGCCTCCACCACTTGTAGCCTCTGGTCTGGGGGGGCGCCAGGCGTTGAAGCCTgttgagtcagctttttgcaaaTGTCAACCGCCTGTCACTCTGTCCATCCGtgcatccatctgtccatcctcGTGGCGGGGAGGGGCCTGGTCCTTGCTGCAGGAAGGAGAGATGGGGTGTGTGCGGAGGTGTGGGTGGAGTGagctgggcggggtgggggcgggccgTGCTTGGAGAACGGTGGGTGTAACTGGGGCCTCTGAGTGAGATGAGGCTGGCCCGGGGAAGAGGGGCCAGAGGACCGCCGGGGCTGGACGGGTCTGTGTCCTGCCTGAAGTTCAGGGTTGTGACAGCTGCAGGCTGTCCCCTCGCTGGCATCTGGTCTCCCAGGCTCCCCAGCATGTCCACCCTCTTGGTCTTTGTTCCGACCCTCCGAGACCCTCACTCAGCCCGCCTCCTGTGCAGGTGGTTGGTGTGGGGAGAAGGGGGTCTGTGGTGTTATCGGTCCGTAGCCTTCTGTCCATGGCGttggtgggtgggggtggctcCTGGCATCTCCCTGGGGGAGACTCTAGGGCGGCCTCCCGGCCAGGCCCCCACCCCGCgtgactcccccctcccccgtgAACTCTGTTCCCCGCCAGACGGTGCCTGACTTTCAGGAGACTAGACCGCGTAATTACATTCTCTCGGCCAGCGCCTCCGCGGTAAGCGCCCCCGCCCACCCCGCCCCggctccccctccctgcccccacccccaacacccgGGGCCTGATGCCAGTCGAGGAAAGCAGGAGCAGAGGGTCACTCAGGGGCCGCCTGGGCCCTGCGCCCTCGCCCCTCCCTGCCCAACACTGGAGGTGAGCCTGGCCCGCTGCCCCGCGCAGCCTGGTGGACTCCGAGGGGCCCGAGAGTCCGCCCACCCCCACTCAGCACCCACCCAAGTGCCATGACCCCCTGCgcccagaggagagggaggaggtccTGGCCTGGCCTGCCGGGAGGTCACAGACCCCTGGACAGGACTCGAGGATGGCGCTGTCCATCCAGCGGCCACCAGAGTACATTGGCTAGGTGTCGGGGAGGCGCCCGGAGGCCTTGAGACCGAGCAGGGCCCCGTGGGAAGGTAGACCCGGGGGGGAAGGGCAGCCTGGGGCGGAGGCCCTTAAAATGGGGAGCGAGACCCCCGCAGTGGGGAAACGGGCATGTCCCGAGCTGGCCCCTCTGAAGCTGAGCGTGAGGGCAGccatgggtgggtgggtgggcaggtgggACCGGGATTTAAGAGGGTGGGCTGGGCGGGGCGGGGTCAGGAGGACTTTGAATGTCTGGTATCTTTTTTTCCTACAGCTTGTTGAGATCTTGATGTTTACTGTTTAGTTGGGGAAATAGGCAGAAGACACCTGTCCCATCATGCTTGTCGAAACCAGTGCTGggcctttctctgcctctctctgtccctcctttCCCCGTGGGTGACATCCTCCCGCACCACCCACCGCCCCGCGGCTCTTCTCCATCTGTCATAAGCATgttgccgtgtgtgtgtgtgtgtgtgtgtgtgtgtgtgtgtgtgtgtgtgcgcgcacgcgcgCGGTCCCTGGTTCCCCGGGGGTGTTAACCGCAGTGTCGAGCCCCGGCCCCCTGTGGCTGGCTCACCCGAGTGTGTCCACGTGGAGGTCGCTTCCCGTGTTGTGCAGTTTGCCAAGCGGCACTGGGGTGGGGACCCCTCCGTCCCAGCCAGGCTGGCCTGGGTTTTTGCTCTCTGCCCCGCCCAGGCCCCGTGTTAGGGTAGCAGCGGGCCGGAGGAACGGGCCTCCTAAGccgtggtggggggaggggggtcttTCTTCTTTAGACTCTGGAGGACACTTGCCGCCCCCCTTCCTGGGCCGAGTGGAAGGAGGACTATCCAGGAGGGTGGAGACGGCCCTGTTTTTTTCTTGTGCCTTTGAACCCCAGTGTGACTCTGGCACGAGGCTGCCTTTCTCTGCCGAAGGACGGAAAGGTTCAGTGACTGGTCTAGGGTCACACGGTCCTGCCTcccagcccagcagcctcagcagagcgtcagggtggggtgggggacgctCGGTCTCCCTGGAGACCCCAGTCCGAGCCTGGGGGCTTGCCTGTAGGAGAAACCCAAGCAGGACTTCCCAGCTGGCTGTGCCCCCTCCCCGCATGTGGCATGTGGGGCTGGATGGACTGTGATGTCAGAGCCCCCCTCCCtctcacaccaggcctccccccCAGCCTCAGCTCCTGGTGGGGTTGTCGGGGGGACATTGGGAAGTGTGGAGGGGTGGGAAGAGGTTGGGGCGGGGTCTtgggagctggggcaggggcCCGGGCTCTGGGGTACAGCCGCCCCCCACCTCCGTTCCCCTCCCCTGCTGAccgctgccccctccctcccctgctgaCCGGTCCTGTTGTGGTCTCTGCAGCTCTGGAATGATGAGGTGGACAAGGTGAGTTGGGGCTCAGAGAAGAAGTGGGCTGGGGAACGGGGTCCCGGCTCGCCGCTGTCGTCGGGGACAGGTCTGTGTCTAGTTCTGAACTCTGCCCTGCAGCCGCGGGGCCGTGGCAAGGGGCGGCCACTTCCCCTCCACCCCGCAGCACACCGTGGGCCCTCCGGAGGCCAAAGCAACTGTTGGTTGAATTTGTCCCTGCTGGGTGGTGGCCTCAGATGGACAAATGCATGAGCGTGAAAGGCCGAGGAGGGCGCCTGAGGCTCTGCCTGCCCACCCAGCAACTGGCCTCCTCTGGGGGGGTCCCAAGCCTGGCTAAGGCTCCTCCAGGGGGTCAGGGCCCCAGGCCTGACGTCAGGGGTGAGAGGTGAACCCCTGCCCTGATGTCTGCAcccctgggtgggggggtggggaagtcCATCTGCCACAGAAGGGCAGAGACCTCTCCCCATCGGCTCCAGGGGCGGGAGGAGGCTAGTGGGAGGGCGTCTGGGGGCCATTCTTGCCCTCGTGCTCATCCCCTGCCCTTCCCAGGCTGAGCAGGAGCTCCGAGTGGCCCAGACAGAGTTTGACCGGCAGGCAGAAGTGACCCGGCTCCTGCTGGAGGGGATCAGTAGCACCCACGTGAGTCCTGTCCCGTTTCCTCCTCCTGTCGTCCCAAGTCTTCTTGTCACCCGTGTGTCCCCACGACTCTTTAAGTTCACATTGAGGCAGCTAGTGAACCTGGGTGGGGCAGAGCCCACGGCCCTTAAGGTCCCAAAGCAGGGGTatggccccctcccaccccagggagcAAGAGGCCTGGGCAGAATATGCCGGATCCCGAGCCAGGGTCTGCAGAGCGTGGGGTGGGGAGCGGGCTGCTTCGTCCGCCCGCGGGCGCCCGCTCAGCCACTGCCTCTTCTCTGCAGGTGAACCACCTTCGCTGCCTCCATGAGTTCGTGGAGTCTCAGACCACATACTATGCCCAGTGCTACCGCCACATGCTGGACCTCCAGAAGCAGCTGGGCAGGTGCCCACCGGGGGCGCCCggctcccagcccccagctcccCCGAGCGCAGATAGCCCCCGTTGACGCCTGGGGCGGGGTGGAGGGCTGCTGACTGTGGTGGGgcatcacccctgcctctgggccTGGGCACCCCATCAGGAGGACAGTGAGGGGTGGCTGCCTCAGGGACCTCGGGCACGGGTTCTGAGACCCTGGGATGGGCGGTGGCGGGGACGGCAGGGGCGTCTCACTTCCCCTTATTTTCCTCTTCACGCTGCCAGCTCCCAGGGAGCCATGTAAGTAGCGAGGTGGCCTTCCCTCTGTGGCCCTGGGCCTGACTGGTGTTTTGTGGGGCACGTGGGACCCCCCCCAAAGAGGGTGGCTCCCAGCTACTGAGACGGGCACCCCCCCCACTGTCCTCTCCAGATTCCCAGGCACCTTCGTGGGCACTGCCGagtccacctccccacccctcagcagTACCTCACCCACCACTGCCGCGGCCACGATGCCCATGGGGCCCTCTGTGGCCGACTTGGCCCCTCCAGGGGAGGCCGCtctctgcctggaggaggtggccccGCCGGCCAGCGGAACCAGGAAAGCCCGCGTTCTCTATGACTATGAGGCAGCCGACAGCAGTGAGCTGGCCCTGCTGGCTGATGAGGTGGGCCTGGACGCCACAGGGACGGATTGGCAGTCGGGGTGCACAGGCCAGCTTAGCGGGCCAGGGGACTGGAGCTGGGGACATGGGGTCTGAGGACCCGGCATCACGGGCTCCCCACCTCTGAGGGGtccggggggtgggggcagagcccGGGACCGGCTGCGGGGGACAGAGGTGGCTCCGGCTCTGAGGAGGCAAGCTCTCTGATCCGTCTCCGTAGAGCAGCTGAGGAGGGGGCGCCCGCCACTGGAGGCGCAGGGGCCCTGCATAGCAGGGGTGTGACCCTCCTCCTCCGTCACCCTCTTCAGCTCATCACTGTCTACAGCCTGCCTGGCATGGACCCCGACTGGCTCATTGGCGAGAGAGGCAACAAGAAGGGCAAGGTCCCCGTCACCTACTTGGAGCTGCTCAGCTGAGCAGGcgcctcccccaggccctgcccgCTCTGGCCTGGGCAGGGGAATGGGTGCAGCCCTGCCTCGTGTCTGCTGGCGACCCAGCTGCTCAGCGTCGGGAGGCTCACCCTAGCCCCATCCTGCCCCTTGGCCGTCCAGCTGCAAGGGGCCCCAGAGGCTGAATGATCGCAGCTCCTCCCCCAGCCTGCTTCTGACCTGTTTCTGGAGCCCCCCGCCCCTGCCTGCGTCCTTGAGACCCCCAGCGCTCCCGGCTCCTCTCAGGAGGGCGGGCCTGGCTGCAGCAGCTGCGCTCGGCGCCCTAGCCTGTGGGGGGGCTCAGTGCAAGATGGGCTGAGGACGCCCTGGGGTGCACCCTTGGCAAGAGAGAACACCTGCCTTTAGTTGCCAAAAGCAGCAGAGGgcgaggcaggcaggcaggcaggtctGTGGCGGGCCGGAGACAGGGGTGCATCCCCGGGGATGTGCTGCAGTGGAGGGGAGCCTGGCCGGAGCTCCCCGGTGCTagccctcccctcccagccctaTCGCTCAAGCCAAGTCTGGTGGCTGCCGCCTGCACTCTCCACACTCACTTTTTAACGGATCTTTTTACTCTGCCTGTCTGCTTGCTCTCTAGCCAGTGACCAATAATAAACTATCCTTCGTGTGCACGTCGCCTGGGCTCCGGTCACATCGCGGGCCTCACAGGCGGGAAGGGGAAGACGAGGCGGCCGCACACTGCCGCACCGCGCCCTCCATCTGGGGGAGGGAGTGATGGG belongs to Cervus elaphus chromosome 11, mCerEla1.1, whole genome shotgun sequence and includes:
- the SH3GLB2 gene encoding endophilin-B2 isoform X2, translating into MDFNMKKLASDAGIFFTRAVQFTEEKFGQAEKTELDAHFESLLARADSTKNWTEKILRQTEVLLQPNPSARVEEFLYEKLDRKVPSRVTNGELLAQYMAEAASELGPTTPYGKTLIKVAEAEKRLGAAERDFIHTASINFLTPLRNFLEGDWKTISKERRLLQNRRLDLDASKARLKKAKAAEAKATTVPDFQETRPRNYILSASASATLEDTCRPPSWAEWKEDYPGGWRRPCFFLVPLNPSVTLARGCLSLPKDGKLWNDEVDKAEQELRVAQTEFDRQAEVTRLLLEGISSTHVNHLRCLHEFVESQTTYYAQCYRHMLDLQKQLGSSQGAIFPGTFVGTAESTSPPLSSTSPTTAAATMPMGPSVADLAPPGEAALCLEEVAPPASGTRKARVLYDYEAADSSELALLADELITVYSLPGMDPDWLIGERGNKKGKVPVTYLELLS
- the SH3GLB2 gene encoding endophilin-B2 isoform X7 produces the protein MDFNMKKLASDAGIFFTRAVQFTEEKFGQAEKTELDAHFESLLARADSTKNWTEKILRQTEVLLQPNPSARVEEFLYEKLDRKVPSRVTNGELLAQYMAEAASELGPTTPYGKTLIKVAEAEKRLGAAERDFIHTASINFLTPLRNFLEGDWKTISKERRLLQNRRLDLDASKARLKKAKAAEAKATTVPDFQETRPRNYILSASASALWNDEVDKAEQELRVAQTEFDRQAEVTRLLLEGISSTHVNHLRCLHEFVESQTTYYAQCYRHMLDLQKQLGRFPGTFVGTAESTSPPLSSTSPTTAAATMPMGPSVADLAPPGEAALCLEEVAPPASGTRKARVLYDYEAADSSELALLADELITVYSLPGMDPDWLIGERGNKKGKVPVTYLELLS
- the SH3GLB2 gene encoding endophilin-B2 isoform X8 translates to MDFNMKKLASDAGIFFTRAVQFTEEKFGQAEKTELDAHFESLLARADSTKNWTEKILRQTEVLLQPNPSARVEEFLYEKLDRKVPSRVTNGELLAQYMAEAASELGPTTPYGKTLIKVAEAEKRLGAAERDFIHTASINFLTPLRNFLEGDWKTISKERRLLQNRRLDLDASKARLKKAKAAEAKATLWNDEVDKAEQELRVAQTEFDRQAEVTRLLLEGISSTHVNHLRCLHEFVESQTTYYAQCYRHMLDLQKQLGSSQGAIFPGTFVGTAESTSPPLSSTSPTTAAATMPMGPSVADLAPPGEAALCLEEVAPPASGTRKARVLYDYEAADSSELALLADELITVYSLPGMDPDWLIGERGNKKGKVPVTYLELLS
- the SH3GLB2 gene encoding endophilin-B2 isoform X3 codes for the protein MDFNMKKLASDAGIFFTRAVQFTEEKFGQAEKTELDAHFESLLARADSTKNWTEKILRQTEVLLQPNPSARVEEFLYEKLDRKVPSRVTNGELLAQYMAEAASELGPTTPYGKTLIKVAEAEKRLGAAERDFIHTASINFLTPLRNFLEGDWKTISKERRLLQNRRLDLDASKARLKKAKAAEAKATCEGDTVPDFQETRPRNYILSASASATLEDTCRPPSWAEWKEDYPGGWRRPCFFLVPLNPSVTLARGCLSLPKDGKLWNDEVDKAEQELRVAQTEFDRQAEVTRLLLEGISSTHVNHLRCLHEFVESQTTYYAQCYRHMLDLQKQLGRFPGTFVGTAESTSPPLSSTSPTTAAATMPMGPSVADLAPPGEAALCLEEVAPPASGTRKARVLYDYEAADSSELALLADELITVYSLPGMDPDWLIGERGNKKGKVPVTYLELLS
- the SH3GLB2 gene encoding endophilin-B2 isoform X6, giving the protein MDFNMKKLASDAGIFFTRAVQFTEEKFGQAEKTELDAHFESLLARADSTKNWTEKILRQTEVLLQPNPSARVEEFLYEKLDRKVPSRVTNGELLAQYMAEAASELGPTTPYGKTLIKVAEAEKRLGAAERDFIHTASINFLTPLRNFLEGDWKTISKERRLLQNRRLDLDASKARLKKAKAAEAKATCEGDTVPDFQETRPRNYILSASASALWNDEVDKAEQELRVAQTEFDRQAEVTRLLLEGISSTHVNHLRCLHEFVESQTTYYAQCYRHMLDLQKQLGRFPGTFVGTAESTSPPLSSTSPTTAAATMPMGPSVADLAPPGEAALCLEEVAPPASGTRKARVLYDYEAADSSELALLADELITVYSLPGMDPDWLIGERGNKKGKVPVTYLELLS
- the SH3GLB2 gene encoding endophilin-B2 isoform X1, which produces MDFNMKKLASDAGIFFTRAVQFTEEKFGQAEKTELDAHFESLLARADSTKNWTEKILRQTEVLLQPNPSARVEEFLYEKLDRKVPSRVTNGELLAQYMAEAASELGPTTPYGKTLIKVAEAEKRLGAAERDFIHTASINFLTPLRNFLEGDWKTISKERRLLQNRRLDLDASKARLKKAKAAEAKATCEGDTVPDFQETRPRNYILSASASATLEDTCRPPSWAEWKEDYPGGWRRPCFFLVPLNPSVTLARGCLSLPKDGKLWNDEVDKAEQELRVAQTEFDRQAEVTRLLLEGISSTHVNHLRCLHEFVESQTTYYAQCYRHMLDLQKQLGSSQGAIFPGTFVGTAESTSPPLSSTSPTTAAATMPMGPSVADLAPPGEAALCLEEVAPPASGTRKARVLYDYEAADSSELALLADELITVYSLPGMDPDWLIGERGNKKGKVPVTYLELLS
- the SH3GLB2 gene encoding endophilin-B2 isoform X4 → MDFNMKKLASDAGIFFTRAVQFTEEKFGQAEKTELDAHFESLLARADSTKNWTEKILRQTEVLLQPNPSARVEEFLYEKLDRKVPSRVTNGELLAQYMAEAASELGPTTPYGKTLIKVAEAEKRLGAAERDFIHTASINFLTPLRNFLEGDWKTISKERRLLQNRRLDLDASKARLKKAKAAEAKATCEGDTVPDFQETRPRNYILSASASALWNDEVDKAEQELRVAQTEFDRQAEVTRLLLEGISSTHVNHLRCLHEFVESQTTYYAQCYRHMLDLQKQLGSSQGAIFPGTFVGTAESTSPPLSSTSPTTAAATMPMGPSVADLAPPGEAALCLEEVAPPASGTRKARVLYDYEAADSSELALLADELITVYSLPGMDPDWLIGERGNKKGKVPVTYLELLS
- the SH3GLB2 gene encoding endophilin-B2 isoform X5, with the protein product MDFNMKKLASDAGIFFTRAVQFTEEKFGQAEKTELDAHFESLLARADSTKNWTEKILRQTEVLLQPNPSARVEEFLYEKLDRKVPSRVTNGELLAQYMAEAASELGPTTPYGKTLIKVAEAEKRLGAAERDFIHTASINFLTPLRNFLEGDWKTISKERRLLQNRRLDLDASKARLKKAKAAEAKATTVPDFQETRPRNYILSASASALWNDEVDKAEQELRVAQTEFDRQAEVTRLLLEGISSTHVNHLRCLHEFVESQTTYYAQCYRHMLDLQKQLGSSQGAIFPGTFVGTAESTSPPLSSTSPTTAAATMPMGPSVADLAPPGEAALCLEEVAPPASGTRKARVLYDYEAADSSELALLADELITVYSLPGMDPDWLIGERGNKKGKVPVTYLELLS